Proteins encoded together in one Candidatus Omnitrophota bacterium window:
- a CDS encoding YicC/YloC family endoribonuclease, with protein sequence MTGFGRGETAAPNGKIQIETRTVNHRFFEVSSRLPENFQIFEDKLRAEIAKKVKRGKVNLSMTYENPRKSGPKLIINKDLARKYKKLLLDLKHSLGSKDEINFSQIISFPGVISVEEQPREEAKLWPHIKSALNKALSSLVKMREEEGKRLVADILKRKAMVSRNLAVIEHRSRLAVREYRGHLLKKIKELSSGKINLDKGRIELEVALFAKNSDISEEVTRIKSHLKGLGEALNQRDEVGRKLDFIAQELHREINTVGQKTNDYKIAQLAIAIKGEIEKIREQIQNIE encoded by the coding sequence AGATAGAGACAAGGACCGTGAACCACAGGTTCTTCGAGGTATCGTCCCGCCTGCCCGAAAATTTCCAGATATTCGAGGACAAGCTGAGGGCCGAGATCGCCAAGAAAGTAAAACGCGGGAAGGTGAACCTTTCCATGACATATGAAAACCCGCGGAAGTCCGGGCCAAAACTCATAATAAACAAAGACCTCGCCCGCAAATATAAGAAATTACTTCTGGACCTGAAACATTCCCTGGGGTCGAAAGACGAGATCAATTTTTCCCAGATAATCTCCTTCCCCGGCGTAATAAGCGTGGAGGAGCAGCCAAGGGAAGAGGCGAAGCTCTGGCCGCACATCAAGTCCGCGTTGAATAAAGCCCTCTCCTCCCTGGTAAAGATGAGGGAAGAAGAAGGCAAGAGGTTGGTCGCGGATATATTAAAGAGGAAGGCCATGGTCTCCAGGAACCTGGCGGTTATAGAGCATCGCTCCAGGCTGGCGGTCAGGGAATACCGCGGCCATCTTTTAAAAAAGATAAAAGAGCTCTCGTCCGGGAAGATAAACCTCGACAAGGGAAGGATAGAGCTGGAGGTGGCCCTCTTCGCCAAGAATTCCGACATATCCGAAGAGGTTACCAGGATAAAATCCCATCTTAAGGGTCTCGGGGAGGCCCTGAACCAGCGGGATGAGGTGGGAAGGAAATTGGATTTCATCGCCCAGGAATTGCATCGCGAGATAAATACCGTAGGCCAAAAGACGAACGATTACAAGATCGCCCAGTTGGCCATCGCCATAAAGGGCGAGATAGAAAAGATACGGGAACAGATACAGAACATAGAATAG
- the gmk gene encoding guanylate kinase encodes MPERRGHIFVVSAPSGCGKTSLVKALLKEDRSLAHPASFTTRPRRPGERDGVDYCFISEDEFRRRLKKKDFLEWSRPFGQYYATSKSSVSGNIRKGRDVILSLDFKGADFVKKNFKDSTSIYILPPSLKALRQRLVGRMTDHSSEIKKRLGCARADICNIKKYDYAVVNDSFTDAVKKLKSIIVAERLRVR; translated from the coding sequence ATGCCGGAGAGAAGGGGACATATTTTCGTCGTTTCAGCGCCGTCGGGTTGCGGCAAGACCTCGCTTGTAAAGGCCCTTTTAAAAGAGGACAGGTCCCTTGCGCATCCGGCCTCTTTTACGACGCGCCCCAGGCGCCCGGGCGAAAGAGACGGCGTCGATTATTGTTTTATTTCAGAAGACGAATTCAGGCGCCGCCTTAAAAAGAAAGATTTTTTGGAGTGGTCCCGGCCGTTCGGGCAGTATTACGCGACGTCAAAAAGCTCCGTCTCGGGCAATATCCGCAAGGGCAGGGACGTGATCCTCAGCCTGGATTTCAAAGGCGCGGATTTCGTAAAGAAGAATTTCAAGGATTCAACCTCGATCTACATACTCCCGCCTTCACTGAAGGCTTTAAGGCAGAGGCTCGTCGGCCGCATGACCGATCATTCCTCCGAGATAAAGAAGAGATTGGGCTGCGCGAGGGCCGATATCTGCAATATTAAGAAATATGACTACGCGGTAGTAAACGACAGTTTTACGGATGCCGTAAAAAAGCTCAAATCAATCATCGTCGCGGAAAGACTTAGGGTGAGGTGA